The region TTGAGCCTGCACGGTCACCGGCAGGCCCGCAGACGGGCTATCCTTGCAGCACCGATGCATAGACGGCTGCGGTTCCGGACACCATAGCATCCCGCGAGAAAGCATCTTTTGCCCGTATAAACGCCTTGTACCCCATAGCGTTACGGAGACCGGAAGAACCCGCCAGCCGGGCTATGAACTCTGCCGCTTCGGCAGGCTGTTGCAGGTCGTAAAGAAAACCTGTTTCCTCATGGCGCACGGCATCCGCATTACCCACAACATTGGTGGCCACCACAGGAACCCCTTCTGACATGGCTTCCAGCACGGCCAGCGGCAAGCCCTCCCAGCGTGAGGTTGACAGGTAGCAGCCTGCCCTTCCTCCATGGCCCGCAAGCTCACCCCTGAGAAATGCTCTTGGAGCCGGTGTATTGCCTGCAAAATGAAACATATGCCCTACTCCGGCAGCAACAGCGGCATTTCTGACCTTCGCTTCGTTACCGCCCATCCCCAAAATTACAAACCGGCACCGGTCAGAACAACTATGTTCACGCAATGCGAGTGCTACCGGTATAAGCATTTCGGAATTTTTTGCATAATCAAAACGTGACATATGTATAATGGAAAAAAGGCCGGCTTCGTCAATGCCGGCAGGCTGTTCGGGAATGGCCACTCCGTTTGGAACAATATGACAGCGCTGCCTGCTGGCAAACCCTTTCGCAAGCGCCACTTCGGCCTCACCGGCTGAAACGCAGATAAAAGCATCTGTAGCTCTGCGGAGAATTGTTTCCAGCAGCCTGTAACAGGCAGAGGCTGCAAAGCCATACTGAATATGGATTCCATGAAAAGTATGTACGCTTTTGCAGCCGGTCAGCAGCGCAGCGATGCGCCCGTAAAGGCCGGCCCCCTTGCCGTGCGAGTGAACAATATGGATACGGTTGTCACGAATAAATGAAATCACCGCACGCAGGGCGCCGAAGGACACCTTTCTGTGGGGGACATGCACGATATGATCAATACCGACAACACGCTGATATCGTTCGATGTACGGAGGTTCATCAGGAGAAGCTATAAAACTGTGTACATGGGCAGGGAGTCCCTGCACCAACTGATAAAGATGTTCGGGTCCGCCGCCCTGCCGGGCGGAAAGAGTGATATGAAGCACAGTTACTCTGCCGTTATGACCGGTCATGGATGCCACTCCCTTGTCCAGCCCCTGCGATGTCTCCGGATTGGAACAGGGCATTGCGTTTACGGCCGGTGCCGGAAGACATTCACAGCTTTTCTGCACAAAGCCGCCGCCGGTGCAGGCAGCAGTACCACAGCGCAATCCGCGGCAAGGCCTTTCCATGCGCCTGCATGCTTCAGGCACCACACATTTTTCAGTCGGGCCAGCACGGCATAAAACCGCTGGCTGCGCCTTCTGACCTGCGAAATCATCTGCCCGTGAATTCTGCGGCGTGCAAGCGTATCCGGCAGATTGTCCCCTCTTCCTGAACCGAGCAGCTTCAGCCAGAGCGCGTAATCCTGAGCCGTCTTAAAGCGCAGGTCATATCCCCCCGCCGCACAGGCATGTTTTCTGCGGAACATAACCGAGCTGTGGAAAAACGGGTTGAACCGGCATACAGCCTGACGGATATTCTGCCAGCCTGAAATCAAAGCAACATCTTGCGGACCTGCAAATTCACCGGCCCCGTCAACGCAATCATAGGCTGTACCCAGCATTACCAGTGAGGAATCTGCACACATTACTGCATACTGCTTCTCCAGCTTCTCCGGCAGCCACAGGTCGTCTGCATCAATTCTGGACACCAGAGGAGCTTTTGCATAGGACAAGGCTATATTCAATGCTCTGGTCAGCCCGCCCTTTGCGGCAAGAGTAACCACCCTGACACGCTTGTCGCGTGCCGCATACGCACGCAATATGCGCGGCGTATCATCCGTGGAACCGTCGTCTGCAATGATCAGCTCAAAATCGGAAAAAGTCTGTTGAAGAACAGAATCGACAGCGGCGGATACAAAGGGCTGGCCGTTATGAACGCAAAGCAACACACTGACACGCGGTGTCTGCCCTGAAAAGGTATCGTCCGGCAGACCGGCAACAGGCACCCCCAGCGCCAGACGCTTTAACAGCTGCAGTTCGCTTTCTGCCACGGCCTGCAGACTGTAGCGGTCCATAACCGTTTTACGGGCGGCTGCAGCCATTCTTTCGCGATCATCGGGCAACAATGCCATAGCCCGGCGCAATGCGTCAGCAAGAGATGCCGCATCGCTTCCGGAAGCGACAATGCCGTTGCGGCCATCTGCAATAACCTCTGAACTGCCCTCAACAGGCGTGACGATACATATACAACCGCAGGCCATCGCCTCCAGCAGCGCCTTGGGCAGCCCCTCGTACAGAGAAGGCAAAACAAAAAAACGGGCATGGCGCAAAGCCTCAGCCAGCACGTTCTGGCTGACGACCCCGTGAAAAACCACATCGGCGCCTGCTGCGCGGGCGCACCCCTCAAGCTGTGCCAGCAAAGCCCCCCCGCCGTAGACATCCAGCCCTGCGCCCGTTTCTGCAACGGCCCCGATCAGTGCTTCAACGTTCTTCTGTGCGTTCAGACGGCCGGCAAACAACATACGGCAACATGTTTTGCGCGCAGGAACAAACCTGCCTGTATCAACATAGTTGGGAATACAGAAAGCCCGCCGGACCGCATAATTCGAGACAATATGATCATAATCAGCATAAGAGGTCACAGAAGCCGCATCTGCAAAGCGATACACAATCGCTTCGACAACACAGTAAAAAATGTGCTGTACAGAGCGCGCACCTTTTTCTCTTTTTCTGAAAAGCGACGCAGTATACCCTGTGCGTGCAAAAAAACGCTTGCCGAACAACATCTTGGCCAGCAAGGGAGTCCATGCGCCGTCCATCTGGTTAGACTTCACCACTGCGACGTGGCGCATGATGCGGCGGCAGAAGACGGGCGCGGCCAAAGAATACACGGCACGCCCGAGTGCAGAGGCGAACAGGGCAGGCATAGGCAGCACTGTAAGATTTTCGGGCAGCCTGCCCGCACGCTGCAGTCCGGCCGCCAGTTCTCCATCATCTTTGCCGTATGTGATCCAATAAATATGCTCAATATCTTCTGAATCAAGCAGTCTGGCATATACCGCAGTTTCTCTATCCAGCAATCCGGAAGAATTCCAATCAGCAAGTGAAATGCCGCGGGAGAAAAAAAGAGCCAGCTTCATAAGATCCTACAATATTTTCTTGAAACAGAAAAAACAGTCTCAGCGGCCCGAGACTTTATGACGCAATCCGGCTTTTACTACCCGCAGCAGAAAAAAAGCCTTTCTTTTTTTCCGGCTCCAAAAACCACCGCAATCTGCAACTGTGACCGATTGCATGAAGTTACGGTAGCGCTCGACAACTTCCCCGAAAGAAAGACAGCAAATTCCGCTGCGGTACCTGTGGTAATGGCTCCTCAAGGTATCAAACATCTGAGGGAGCTGCGCGTCATCATCGAAAAGCAGCCCGCCGTTTCCAACCAGCTCAGGGTTTGATGAACCATTAAAGGCAACGACCGGCAACCTGCAATGCAGCGCCTCCAGCAGCGCGTTGGAACAGCATTCCACCTTGGAAGGGAAAAAGAATGCATGATGCCCGCGCAGCGCCTGCGGAACGTCTTCATGCGGGACAGGCGGATGCACCTTTATATTTTTCAGTTTGCCGGGCAGCCGCCCATAAAAATTAATTTCGTACCGTGAAAAATCGAGAGTGCCATCGAGCCGTTCCAGCGAGGCAAAGCCTTTATTCACATTACGTGACCAGCTGCTGCAAAAAACACGAAACGGTGTTTCACCGGACAACGGAAGAGCGTTTCCGGGAAAAAACAAGTCCGGATCAGGGGCGTTGTGGATAATTTCGTACTGCTCCGGCGGTGCAAGCCCAAGCTCCATATTGCGCCGGTAGCTCCACGCTGACTGGAAAATAACGCCGTCAGCATATAACTCATCCAGCGCGTTTGCCGAAAAATGTCTCGGATCGGTGGGGGTGTTATAGTCCACTATGGGACCATCGATTCTGTGCACCAGCGGGATGCCCGGAAACTTTTCTTTAAGCCGTATGACCCGCCGGTAATCATGATGGCTGTTGCACAAAAAGACTGTCGCATCTTCTGGCCTTGAGGCAATCTGCCCCGAACGCGCCAGAGCACGATAAAGCGCCTTCAGAAACTTCATGCCGCCACCGCCGTGCTGCTCCATTGCCGGCACGGCAAAATAAACCCTTATCATACCGGATGCTCTTTTCTGGCAACAATCAATGTGCCGGTAGTAAAATCTGCAAGCTGCGGCAACATCTTTGCAACCGGTCCGTCCAGCCGGACACACAACGTGTCCCCCCGTGCATCACCATCTCGCAGCTATAAAAGGATAACGCCGCGTCGTTGCCGATAATCCGTACTCTTTTCTTTACTCTGACCTCTCCCTCGCACGAAGTTTTTGGGACTACGTGCAGTGCTGCAAATTCCACGATTTCCGGTAAAAAGGCATTACCCGGCAGAACAAAAAAAATCACCGACATTCCAAGCCATTGCTGAAAAATATCCTTTGATCGCACTATATCTTGTTTGCAATGTTCCAGAGGCCGCATGACTGTGAACTCCCGGAGATTGGGCGATTAGTGTAAAATTTTTTGTGATGTTCTGCGCCTGCAGGTAGCTGCGCCGATAATCCCGGAAGTACCGTGTTCTGAAAATTTACATAGCGCAACGGGAAGCACCACATTGTGATGCAATAAGCTCTCTTGCGGTCTGAATCCAGAGCTGGCGCTCACGCAACCCGACAAAACGCCGCAAGGCAGGAGCCACAACAGGGACGGAAAGAACTTTAAAATACTTTGCCGCCCCAACGGTGCTCCCCCTCCCGAAGTGGGATGCAATCAAAGCATCATTGTGCCAGTATTCGGTACAGACAACGCGATTGAAAGCCCCTCCCTTCCAGTCGCGCGTAGAGCGAGGAGAGAACACCTTGGCAGTCAATCGAGCTTCACGAAATTTATGACGTATTTCCCAACCTGTATCATAACCGACTGTCTCTTTACCTTCGATCGGTACAAATTTGCAGTTCAGTTCTCTTAATGTATCAGTCTTATACATAGTAGCATACATCAGCGGGAAATCTATATATCTATATGGAGCGCTAAAAGCATGCGGCGTACCAACGGCATGGCAGTCGCCTTTTAGCTCACCTATCATAATTTTGTCCCATCCATACTGCAAAAAACACGCATCTGCATCCATGACTGTCACATATGGCGTCCTGACATATGGCAGCATGGCATCAAGAGCTCCTCCGTGTGCAAGACTCGGCGTCATAGTCTGCTTGCGTGGCAGCACAAGCGTATTGTCATACAGGGAACACATCCGCATTAATCTGGCGACATCAGAGGGGTGCGAACCGTTATCCGTTATGATGATTTCACCGGTGCACTCTGAAAGTCTGGCAACACATTCCAGAATAAGCGAGACAAAACGCGAAGAGTTATAATTAACGACGATTACTGTATTCATTTCTTAAAATATGCTGTCATTCTACTGGTTAAACCCATCCGGGCGGCTATAAAGACTGCCGGTTTGATCAGCAGTTTGCGGACCAGACGGGCATGCACTAGTTTAGAAAGATACACATTTTTCTTATATTCAAAGGGAGCCACAAAGTCGCGATCGACATGGTGGAAAACAATTTCCGTGCATTGAAGTCCGCTTTTTTCGCCCGCCATTCTAAGCGTTTGTGGTGTAAAATGCGACAAATGACATGGGGCATGCAGAGTATAGGCGAATTGCGCATGCAATTTACTCTCAAAACCGGCAAAGTTTGGAACACTGACAATCAGCACACCGTCATTCTTTAACAAAGCCGAAGCTTTCTGCAGCACTTTGACAGGGGTATGGCAATGCTCCAAAGACATATTCAACGTAATCACATCAAAAAAGGAATCCTGCCACGGAGCTGTTGCAATAGTCCCGTTATGAACATTACCTGCACCACAGACCTGCATAGCCACCTCGGCGGCAGCGGCGTGCGGTTCAATACCATATACACTCCAGCCGTATGCCGCCATTTTTGACAGGTACCGTCCATACGAACAACCGACGTCGAGCAGACGTCCACCGGAGACAAAAGGAGGTATCCCGGTAATTTTAGCCCGCAGAGCACAATACGGCCGCAAAACCTTGCTTAAAAACGGCCTGTCACCGCCTGTTGATGGATAGCCGAGAACGTCAGCGAGGTAGCTCTCAAAAAGAATATCCATAGGACCGGGGTCCTGCGGCGCGGCAGGGCTGAAATATCCTGCCGAATCAGGATAGAAGTGCCCGATTGTATCTTCCGTAGGGCGTGGATTTGTATAGACAAAACCACAACTCCGGCACCGGACAACTGCAAAGTCACCAGCCAGCCCGTTGTAATGATCGTGAACATGGCTGTACACAGTGCTGCTGTCCGCTTCACCACAAAGCGGACATGGAACATCCTCAAGCATGTAGCCGTTCAGGCACTGAGGGCCGTGTGTCGTTTTCGTCTGCAATGGCTTTCCTTAAACAGCGTTCAAAAGAGGGTGCTGGCTCAGCGCCCGAGCATACCGGAAAAAAAGCGCTGCCATAGTGAGAGCTGAGCGCCATAGGAGTTTTGGCATGCGGTAACCAAGCCTCTTTCTTTGAATAAACAAGAAATTTCGCTATCTTCATACAATGCGACAATAAAAGCGGTCAACTCTTCCGGAGAAAACCCGGACGCCAGCAGCCCATTCACGCCGGACCGGATCAGGTGGCTCGCTTGCCCGACGGGGGTGGAAACAACGGGTACTCCTGTAGCCATGGATTCCAGCACCGCCTTGGGGCCGCCCTCTTCTCTGGAAGAAACCAGATAGGCGTCAAGAGCATGGTAACACGCCGGCAATTCTTTAAAATTCTGTAAAAACAAATGGCGGTACGGAATGCCGAGCCTGTCCAGTTGCGCTTTGACGTATCCCCGTGCGGGTCCTGTCAGAAGCACCCATAACTCAGGAATTCTCTGTTTTGCCATTGCGAGTGTCTCGACCAGAATATCCGGTCCCTTGATTCTTTTCGGGACCAACCCGTCACCCCAGCCTACTCCGTCTTTTTGAAACGACCCCACCAGAAAAGCAGCTTCGGGGATGCCCAGCCGCTCTCTGGCCGCTGCGCGAAGCTCGTCAGTTACGGCAGTAAAAAGTTCAGTATCAATTCCGATCGGAATCATATGCAGCTTTTCTTCAGCCACACCTTGCTCCAGCAAAACTTCGCGGATACGCTGGTGGGTCACCTGAATACGTGCAATTTTATGATGATATCGACGCAGGGAAGCCAGACATCGGTCGGCAATTTCATCACTGCCGGGATACCCGTGGTAATAGGCCATAGCCACCCTGTTCATGCCGTGGAGGTGCAGACCCGGCTGCAAAAGAAAGTACTTGCTTAAATAAAAAAGGGGCTGTCTGAACACACCGGCCCAGTGAGCGGTGCGCACGGGAAAATTCAGCCTTTGGCAGATCTTATGAACTTCTTCAACATCGCAGGCCAGCGACCATGCGTCTTTTTCAGAAACTATGGTCAGTTCGCTGAACGGCGCAGATGTTAATGAATAACGAATGTTGGCGCCCAGTTGCTTCAGCTTGGATTTAGC is a window of Oleidesulfovibrio alaskensis DSM 16109 DNA encoding:
- a CDS encoding glycosyltransferase, with translation MKLALFFSRGISLADWNSSGLLDRETAVYARLLDSEDIEHIYWITYGKDDGELAAGLQRAGRLPENLTVLPMPALFASALGRAVYSLAAPVFCRRIMRHVAVVKSNQMDGAWTPLLAKMLFGKRFFARTGYTASLFRKREKGARSVQHIFYCVVEAIVYRFADAASVTSYADYDHIVSNYAVRRAFCIPNYVDTGRFVPARKTCCRMLFAGRLNAQKNVEALIGAVAETGAGLDVYGGGALLAQLEGCARAAGADVVFHGVVSQNVLAEALRHARFFVLPSLYEGLPKALLEAMACGCICIVTPVEGSSEVIADGRNGIVASGSDAASLADALRRAMALLPDDRERMAAAARKTVMDRYSLQAVAESELQLLKRLALGVPVAGLPDDTFSGQTPRVSVLLCVHNGQPFVSAAVDSVLQQTFSDFELIIADDGSTDDTPRILRAYAARDKRVRVVTLAAKGGLTRALNIALSYAKAPLVSRIDADDLWLPEKLEKQYAVMCADSSLVMLGTAYDCVDGAGEFAGPQDVALISGWQNIRQAVCRFNPFFHSSVMFRRKHACAAGGYDLRFKTAQDYALWLKLLGSGRGDNLPDTLARRRIHGQMISQVRRRSQRFYAVLARLKNVWCLKHAGAWKGLAADCAVVLLPAPAAALCRKAVNVFRHRP
- a CDS encoding glycosyltransferase, producing the protein MSGETPFRVFCSSWSRNVNKGFASLERLDGTLDFSRYEINFYGRLPGKLKNIKVHPPVPHEDVPQALRGHHAFFFPSKVECCSNALLEALHCRLPVVAFNGSSNPELVGNGGLLFDDDAQLPQMFDTLRSHYHRYRSGICCLSFGEVVERYRNFMQSVTVADCGGFWSRKKRKAFFLLRVVKAGLRHKVSGR
- a CDS encoding class I SAM-dependent methyltransferase, with the protein product MQTKTTHGPQCLNGYMLEDVPCPLCGEADSSTVYSHVHDHYNGLAGDFAVVRCRSCGFVYTNPRPTEDTIGHFYPDSAGYFSPAAPQDPGPMDILFESYLADVLGYPSTGGDRPFLSKVLRPYCALRAKITGIPPFVSGGRLLDVGCSYGRYLSKMAAYGWSVYGIEPHAAAAEVAMQVCGAGNVHNGTIATAPWQDSFFDVITLNMSLEHCHTPVKVLQKASALLKNDGVLIVSVPNFAGFESKLHAQFAYTLHAPCHLSHFTPQTLRMAGEKSGLQCTEIVFHHVDRDFVAPFEYKKNVYLSKLVHARLVRKLLIKPAVFIAARMGLTSRMTAYFKK
- a CDS encoding glycosyltransferase, which translates into the protein MNTVIVVNYNSSRFVSLILECVARLSECTGEIIITDNGSHPSDVARLMRMCSLYDNTLVLPRKQTMTPSLAHGGALDAMLPYVRTPYVTVMDADACFLQYGWDKIMIGELKGDCHAVGTPHAFSAPYRYIDFPLMYATMYKTDTLRELNCKFVPIEGKETVGYDTGWEIRHKFREARLTAKVFSPRSTRDWKGGAFNRVVCTEYWHNDALIASHFGRGSTVGAAKYFKVLSVPVVAPALRRFVGLRERQLWIQTARELIASQCGASRCAM
- a CDS encoding glycosyltransferase family 4 protein — encoded protein: MPCSNPETSQGLDKGVASMTGHNGRVTVLHITLSARQGGGPEHLYQLVQGLPAHVHSFIASPDEPPYIERYQRVVGIDHIVHVPHRKVSFGALRAVISFIRDNRIHIVHSHGKGAGLYGRIAALLTGCKSVHTFHGIHIQYGFAASACYRLLETILRRATDAFICVSAGEAEVALAKGFASRQRCHIVPNGVAIPEQPAGIDEAGLFSIIHMSRFDYAKNSEMLIPVALALREHSCSDRCRFVILGMGGNEAKVRNAAVAAGVGHMFHFAGNTPAPRAFLRGELAGHGGRAGCYLSTSRWEGLPLAVLEAMSEGVPVVATNVVGNADAVRHEETGFLYDLQQPAEAAEFIARLAGSSGLRNAMGYKAFIRAKDAFSRDAMVSGTAAVYASVLQG
- a CDS encoding glycosyltransferase family 4 protein, with product MMSAKSKLKQLGANIRYSLTSAPFSELTIVSEKDAWSLACDVEEVHKICQRLNFPVRTAHWAGVFRQPLFYLSKYFLLQPGLHLHGMNRVAMAYYHGYPGSDEIADRCLASLRRYHHKIARIQVTHQRIREVLLEQGVAEEKLHMIPIGIDTELFTAVTDELRAAARERLGIPEAAFLVGSFQKDGVGWGDGLVPKRIKGPDILVETLAMAKQRIPELWVLLTGPARGYVKAQLDRLGIPYRHLFLQNFKELPACYHALDAYLVSSREEGGPKAVLESMATGVPVVSTPVGQASHLIRSGVNGLLASGFSPEELTAFIVALYEDSEISCLFKERGLVTACQNSYGAQLSLWQRFFSGMLGR